One Lucilia cuprina isolate Lc7/37 chromosome 4, ASM2204524v1, whole genome shotgun sequence DNA segment encodes these proteins:
- the LOC111688494 gene encoding elongation of very long chain fatty acids protein AAEL008004: MSSPTLRLNESTTVVDRLVNFFVEHEDLRTKSWFLSNAPGPLFMILGAYLYFCLYAGPRYMRDRKPFELKNTLLVYNAVQVVLSWVLFYEGYKGGWGGHYNFRCQPVTYATDPISMRMARAVWLYYIAKITELLDTIFFVLRKKDRQISFLHLYHHTLMPVCAFIGVKYFAGGHGTLLGFINSFIHIIMYAYYLLSAMGPKVQKYLWWKKYITILQIVQFLIIFVHTLQIQFQPNCAFPKPIAALLTFNAGLFTYMFSSFYVKNYNKDKKRAATLKAAKKE; the protein is encoded by the exons ATGTCATCGCCAACGCTTAGATTAAATGAATCGACGACAGTGGTTGATCGATTGGTTAACTTTTTTGTGGAACATGAAGATTTGCGAACAAAAAGTTGGTTTTTATCTAACGCACCAGGTCCTCTCTTTATGATATTGGgtgcatatttatatttttgtctatATGCTGGTCCTAGATATATGCGCGATCGCAAACCATTCGAACTAAAGAATACATTATTGGTGTACAATGCAGTTCAAGTTGTCTTAAGCTGGGTGCTATTTTATGAg gGATATAAAGGCGGCTGGGGTGGTCACTATAATTTTAGATGTCAACCAGTTACATATGCTACAGATCCTATTTCTATGAGA ATGGCTCGTGCAGTTTGGCTTTattatattgcaaaaattaCTGAGCTCTTGGATACCATATTTTTCGTATTACGTAAAAAGGATCGTCAGATTTCCTTTTTGCATTTATACCATCATACATTAATGCCAGTTTGCGCTTTTATTGGAGTTAAATATTTTGCTg GTGGACATGGTACATTGCTTGGATTTATTAATTCCTTTATTCATATAATTATGTATGCCTATTATTTGCTCTCTGCTATGGGACCGAAAGTACAAAAATACTTATGGTGGAAGAAGTATATTACTATCTTACAAATC GTTCAATTCTTAATTATCTTCGTGCACACGTTGCAGATTCAGTTCCAACCTAACTGTGCATTTCCCAAACCAATTGCTGCTTTATTGACATTTAACGCAGGCCTCTTTACTTACATGTTCAGTTCGTTTTacgttaaaaattataataaggaTAAGAAACGTGCAGCCACTTTAAAAGCCGCCAAAAAGGAGTAA